The genome window ttttcaacattaacaatcattcagatcattattctacttatgagttatattttaaaacatatatagtgtttagtgattttgtaaaataattgttttatcttttgattgcaacgattatattgtggaacataacctgcaaattgtcagatgtttacaaatattgtagactaaaaaaattaaaattgaaatgagtagattatttttaaataattttggactcCAATATACTCTTATTTTGTGGACTCCATCGAACGGAGACCCATGtcgttatgaaataaatttaaagtatgatcaaattttaatatatataaagtcttatattaaataacaataatgtaaatatcaattaaaaacactaatttaaatatatataataaaaatatgataatgtaattaaaaaaaggcATCATTCtttcaataaataacaaattttaaaattttatttaaacccgtgcttggcacgggttatcAACTAGTTATTGTGAATTTGTGGTGGTATATAATTGCTAATTTGCTATTTTGGTTTGAACATTTGTCATATAACTATTCTAAATATCTTAATTATCCAGGAACATGTATATTGAGCTGAAAAGGATAGTCAATTTTTGTGTGATTGTTCCCAAAAAGGGTTAGGTTCAGCACATGGTATTTAAGAATGGAATTCCTTATGATTGCCAAATTTCTTCTACGTGGGATTTGCTTTTATTGAAAAAGAATGTGAAAAAAGTGACAATAAATTAAAAGGAAACCAATCCAGATAATTTGATTTAGAAATCTGCACACCTCTCTTACCTTACTAGGAGTGTTAGTTTTGTATTTGCAGGTGGTTTTGACCACTAGATGCGTCTTTCTTGGTTATAGAATACTGTATGTGGCACTTGCAGTCCAGCAGATGTTATTAGGTCCTGCTTAGTATTAGGTGTTTCATCCGTCTGTTTCCCTGACAAGCTTAGTATTAGGTCCTGCCTTGTTCACAATGTAGGAAACCAAACCAGACCAACTAAAGACTTCGACTCGAAAAACTGCAACCAAATAAACAATCTAAccaataaaacacacacacaagcaTTCAACAAATATCACAGTCAAAAAACTTAAATCATAGACAAACAAAAGACATATTACCAGTAAAAGGCTTGCGTTTAAGGCAAGGATCCAACTGATTGCACCATCGAAGCCGGCATGACTTCCCAGACCTGGGAGGAATGCCTTTAGCTATCAAATTCCAGTTTCTTGGCCCAAACTTGCTCACAAGATCACATAAAACAGCATCTTCTTTCTTGGACCAAGCTTCTCTCACTCTTCTTCCATCAACTTTTGTCGCTTCGCCGCGATCATTGGCAGCTTTAATTAGTGTGAGTGTGTTTTGGACAGTCTCCCCTGCCATTGTAATCGTATATACAATTTGCAATTTATTAGAGTCTGTTATGCTCTTCTAGTCCTTTGTTCCACAAGCGTGTAGATATGTTCACATATGTAATATGTAATGTAAATAACAAAGAAATGACAGAGAAAATAACTGAATCCACATTGTCACGTACTTGTCATGTTGCATAAATGTCGCTGGGAGTTCTAACATAATCGGGTTAGGTTGTGGGTAAGCTTTTCATTTTATAAAAGGCCTAATGACCTTTTAGCTCTTGAGGTTTGGATAAATGTTCCGATGCGGTCTCGATGTTTAAAGTCGTTCGATTCAACCAACCAAGTTTTCTGAATGTACCTTTTAGCTCTTATGGCGTATACAACggggtggacaaagttgacattttacacgtgagggttaaaaggggcaTTAAACATCGAGGGTTAAAatgaacatctaatgtattttaatgtaatcTTAAGGGAttaaaaggaacgagatgtatacttcATGGGTTAAAAGGTACACCCAAAATTTACCctgaatatgaattgtcaagtttaccTTCCGTTATATACCGTTATTTGAAAAAAGGTGAAAGTTTAATAGTTGAATCGAACAACTTTAAACATCTAGGTTGCATCGGAACCTCCATCCAAACTTCGAGggttaaaaggtcattaagcctttataaaaatatgtaaaagtataaataaaaatcattttcGTTTAATTTTATGTGGTTTCGAATCAGATTTGTGTATACACGATAGGTAACTAATCATGTTGTATAATAATGCACACGAAATTGTTTTCATTCGCAATGTATCTGATTTTGGGTATGAATAATAATAACGATATGAAATTATACGATAGAAGAGAAAGTTCATAATTTCAGCATCTAGCAACATTACAAAGTGGTTGATTATTCTTGGTACAAGTTCGAGAACCACCTTGCTGATCTTTTAGGTCTATGGTTTAGGCCTCAGTAGCCATGTCATTTTTACATTCAATCTTCTTGTACTCGAATCCTCTAGCAACCCAAATATAAAAGCACAAAGTTAAGCCACTCAATCCAGCCAAAATCCAATAGAAATAATCAAGAtgagctctgttaagattattACCAGACAGCCAACCTTCCACTTTACCATTTTTTGAGCTAATAATCTGCACAACTGTTATCAACGCGCTGCTCAAAAAGCTCCCAACCCCAACTGCGCTGAGATAAAATGCTGCCCCCATACTTCTCATCACCTCTGGCACCTGATTATAGAAAAATTCTTGCATTCCAATAACTGCAAACACATCAGCAAGTCCACAAAGCATGTACTGTGGAACCAGCCACCAAATCGCCATAGGGACTACCGACTTTGGTGTATCCATTAAGCCATGTTTTCTGGCAATGCCAACCCTTTTGGACTCTACTAGAGCTGCCACTACCATTGAGATCACACAAATAAAAATCCCGATTCCCATTCTTTGCAGCATTGTAATTCCAGAGGGATGCTTGGTCCATTTTCGAGCCACTGGAACGAAGAAACAATCATAGATTGCACCAGCAGTGAGGATGGTAAAGCCGGAGACGACTTGTAATGTAGCAGGAGGTATCTTGAAGTGCCTAACCATTGTGCTGCCTTGTTTGGTGAAGTATGTGCTTTGTTGACCAATAACAACACCAATCATGAAACAACTAATCCATACTGGGAACAGCCGAAAAATAAGCTTCACTTCTTCTACTTGATTGACAGAACATAGTCTCCATTCATTTCTTGTCTGCCTTGAAGCATCTATCTCATCAATTATCATGGCCTTATCTAAGAATCTGCAAAGCAAATTTTGTTAGACATAAGCTTTCAACAAAAATATGGAAAGATATGAATTGAAAAACTCGTTTTAATTAAGCATTGGTCCTAAAATAGTGTTAGAGTTCCAAGACTTACTTAAATTGATTAGTACGAGCCAACGCTGGAGCAGTACGATCAACATCCTGATAGCACACACCTCTACCATCATGCACTTCAGAAACATGACGTTTTCTAACGGCAGCAACCAGAACTTGCATAAATTTAGTGAATGGACTGCCTACAGGTACAGCTCTCTTATATGTTTTTTGTCCAATTAAGAATATGAAAAGTGAACCTGCAATGGCTATCAACGGCATTCCAAACCCAATGGCCCATCCGATATTCTCTTGTGCATATATTACAAACACAATTGCTAAAGTTGCTCCAAGCGAAACCCCCAAGTAGTACCAATTGAAGAATGAACTCTTTGCTAACTTCTCCTCAGGGACACTTTCGTCGAATTGATCAGCAGCAAATGTTTGAACACATGGTTTGTGGCCGCCTTGTCCCACACTTAGTATGTAAAGTGCTAAGAAGAATACCGGTTTTCGATGGACTAGTGAGATTGCTGATACTGAGACTGTTAACAGAACAAGTCCCTGAAAGTTATGTAATAGTGAGTAATATTGATGTAACCATTGATACACGATTTTTTACAGCGTACAGgcttaacaataaatttttatgtgAATGCACGAGGCCACATCAATCTCTCTATATGCGCTTAAAACAATCTTTTAAAGGTTTCCACCTTTACTCTATAAATAGCAGCGTAAAGATGGTTGACAACAATCGCTTGTCAGGGACCGATTCTAGTTctcaataaataaacaaataatttgatgatatgatatatatacGATCTCAGTCACAGTCTCTGTAAAGGGTTAAAGGGGGACAAGAAAGACAATCAGAAACACCAGCTAGTTTTTTCACGTACACACACTCCATCTTATGATCTAAAATAAGATGCTTGATAAAATTAGCTCTTCAGGCAAAACTAATAGTTATTTGTTGGAGAACCATACCACGAGATATATAATGGAGGAGTAAAGTATAGTTTTGAAACGGCCAAGGTAGGAATCAGCAATGAAGGCACCTAACACCGGAAATACTGCAGTAGAAACTCCAAGCCAAACATTAAAGCTCTTAGCCGCACTAGATATTGTCATTCCCAGCACATTGTTAAGGTAATTTACCAGATTCCCTGTAACTCCAAAGAATGCAAATCGCTCCGCCATTTCCACAACTGCATAGcatttataacaaaataattgcAGAAACAAAAATTGAGCAAGTTATTGTGCAACACTCAGAAAGGATTAATATACAGTTTCGCGCACATACATAGATGTGAAGCTAATTTTATTTGCTAAATAACATAGATATAAAACTTATGAATAATCTTTTTGCCAAGGAACGTTAAATTTGAAGATTTCATGAACTTATATGTGAGATTATTGAACTCTGTACCCCTGAAATTCAGATATCTGGGGTGTTTGTGTgaattcattttcaaaaaaccaaGGACTTATTTCGGGAAAAAAGTATagtattttttatgtaatattttcgaGGAATTCAGAAAGAAACGACTTGTTCTatgataaataagttaagacaaaaaaaaaatacaactcCTTTCACTTTGCACTTGTCTGTCCAAAATCGAGGTTTAGCTGTAATCAACAAGTTATTTTGTATACAATAGCCAGATATAAGCAGCTTGAGGCCATGGGATAGCCTGGTGGTAAGTGTTACTTGTGGAAAAGACCCAAGCTTTATGAACACATTGGAATATGCATATGCTTATATGATCCAACATTATGAGGTGAGTGAATAATGAATATATACTTAGACAAGAAACTTTAACAGACTGGATCTCTATTTTAAGAATCTTTTTGTCTTATTCATGCATGTAGAGACAACTTACATATGATGAAGATGGCAGATCTCCAGCTGTTCTTCCTGGGTTTTGTTGGGATAGATGCATTGATATCTTGTTGAGCAACCGGAAAAGCTGCTGCGGAGGGAGCCATAATTACGAGTGCAAAAGAATAAAGTTGAAGTAGAGAGAAGTTCAACCTGTAGAAGTATTATCTATACGGGGGTTACAAGAAAAAACAGTCACTTGAAATGAATAACAAAATGACATTGAAATTTTGCACATTGGTAAGAATAACACGTGCAAGCATGaaattttgcacaaaatgaCATTGAAATGAGGTGTGAtgttttaactggttttatttatgtgaatgatTTGGTTAATTTGTGTTCATGGACATTTCATATGAAAAATGCTTGGtatacataattatatacaaaccCACCCCATATtgacatgtcattatgtacaaattttcggTACACACTTTTATACACCTAGCTAGCACCATTCTGgatgtatttaatttattttaatcggTGGAGCTTTTGAATATGTAGGGGTCCATCAAGAAGTAATAGCCAATCATGAGTTAAAcacatgaaatattttaatgCTTAGTCTGCGagcatattatataaaaatccaGCCATTTAGACGAATACAAGAGTTATTTCAATCAAAACTTATCACGTGTATTTTTCCATTTAATATTTTGAGTCAAATTTATGGACATAATTATTTCAATTCGTCTGAATTTTGATATCTAATGTATACTAGATTATGATTCGTGTTAACCAtgggtttaaataaatattttaaatttattaaaatataatatctttttatttattacattatcatctttttaatataattatttaaattattattatttagataaaaaaattatgtatgaatattttaaattttgatttttattaaaatttatttttgaatacgtGTTATGATttgaatttatttcaaaatgatatgttttattttaataaaatcattatattattttatgacttctaaattGTTGGAAAAATATTCGACATCAATAAATATAAGTTGCGCTTATAGATTCTTTTAACCttcaaaaagtttaaaaaattgtaaCTCTTAACATTTCATATGTCTAATAGATAATTGTTCCGTGTAAcatatcgataaattaatttaaaaatccaaCGGAGTTTtcaagttatataatttaaattcaaaactaatttgtTATTGATTTATTCTGATAGTGTCTTGTGTgtccatcatattattatgattagtatgtttaaattctaaagcacaatagaaattttataaaattttagcgTAAAATTTTTCCATCACTGTGTAACATTGGTGGGCTGCTATTGTTGTACCAGTGTTTCTGTCTCTTCACTCAAATACAGTTGTGATTACTTGCTCAAAGGGAAGCTCACGAAGGTACTTCCAGATAGGTACTTCAATATGTAGATTTCTTTGGCTTATACTATGTGAGATTTTGGAGCTCTCCATAGTTTCCtctgatatctcactgaatATTCTGTCAATATATAAGAGCTTCAGTCCTTGGGCACATAGCAAAAAGAAGGCCTGCCAACGAAAATAActtccttagagcatctccaagagactccttattggctcctaaatataatataaacaatgtgactcttagcaatttagtacaaagttaagagtgtacactccaacaatgctctctatatctcttctctatttcatattttattcatattgggctccactgtatgggaaacaaaacaaaaagagagagaaagatggaggtgaattggagggaaggatttttttattgtgaaaaaataagttaggagccatgtggtggctcttaactttgaggagagaagagagagaaacaagaggctcttagtgatttaagagccacttaagagtctcttggagcaacattttgcctctccctcctcaaatctcaagttaggagcttaaatgaagagcctcttggagatgctcttagcaaTGTACTGACAGAACTGCAACAATGGACACTGTTAATTAACCTTTTAGGCTTAGCTGAATGCATGCAATTTGTTGATCTAGTGATCCAACAACAACAGTTATTAGTACACAAAAGGTTCATAAATTCGGCATTTTGCCAACACTCCAATCATAAAATCCTCATTGCAGAGTGATCAATTTACCTGGGTACATGCAGCAAAATGAAAACATGACTAACTAGAAGTTTATAGACTAGTTGCTTATGAAATTAACTATAACTCTAAAGTAATTTAACTTAAGCCTCTGCGTCATTTTCACATTCAATCTTCTTGTAAACAAATCTCCTAGCAACCCAAATGTAGAAGCACAGACTTAAGCCACACAATCCAGCCAAAACCCAATAGAAATAATCAAGAtgagctctgttaagattattCCCAGATAGCCATCTTTCCCCTTTACCGTATCTTGAGCTAATAGCCTGCACAGCTGATATAACACCACTGCTCATAAAGCTCCCAACCCCCGTTGTGCTGATATAGAATGCTGCTCCCATACTTCTCATCTCCTCTGCCACCTGATCATAAAAAAGTTCTTGCATTCCCACCACCCCAAACACGTCCGTAAGTCCATTAAGCATGTATTGTGGAACCAACCACCAAATCGACATTGGGACTACTGCTTCTGGTGCATCGTGTAAACCATGTTTTTTTGCTATGCCGACCCTTTTAGCCTCTACTAGAGCTGCTACTGCCATTGTGATCATAGACAGAAAAATCCCGACCCCCAATCTTTGCAGCATTGTGATTCCTGAGGGATGCTTGGTCCATTTCCGCGCAAATGGAACGAGTAAACGATCATAGATCGCAACAGCAGTGAGGATTGTGAGGCCGGTGATGACTTGTAATGTCGCGGGAGGAACATTGAAGTCCCTAGTCATTGTGCTGCCTTGTTTGGTAAAATATGTGCCTTGTTGTGCAATAGCAACATTAAACATGAAAGTACCTATCCAGATAGGGAATAGCCGAAAAACCAGCTTCACTTCTTCAACTTGATTGACAGAACATAGCCTCCATTTGTTTCTTTTCTGGTTCAAAGCATCTTCCTGATCAATTATCATGGCCTTGTCCAAGAATCTGCACAGTCAATTCATACAGACATAAATTGGTTCACGTCTAGTCGTCTACTAAGAAAGATGCTGAATCAAATCATTAGTACCTTATAGTCTCATACAACATATTGAAATATGGGATTGAaaggttgataactaatcaaaAAGATCAGAAAGATAATATCCCAACTCACTTGAATTGATTGGTACGAGCCAATGCTGGAGAACAACAATCCTCATCCTCGTAACATAAACCTTGAGCATCATGCATTTCAGGAACATTACGTTTTCTAACAGCAGCAACCACAACTTGCATCATTCGAGTGAATGGGCTGCCTACAGGCACAGATCGTCGATATGTTCTTTGTCCTATTAAAAACACCAAAAGTGCACCAGCAACAGCTACAGTTGGCATTCCAAACCCGATGGCCCAACCAATATTATCTTGTACATAGATCACAACCAAAACAGCTGCAGTGGATCCGATGACGATTCCCAAGTACCACCAATTGAAGAATGAACTCTTTGCCAACTTCTCCTCGGGGACATTTTCATCGAATTGATCAGCAGCAAATGTTTGAACACATGGTTTGTGGCCGCCTTCTCCCACACTTAGTATGTAAAGTGCTAAAAAGAATATAGGTTTGCGATGGACTAGTGAAATTGCTGATACTGATACTGTTAACAGAACAAGTCCCTGAAAGTTGGGTAATAACAACAGCTAGTTGGTCAAAttccaaaattttgaattaaaaggAGTCACCTTACAACTTTTTTAAGGACATAGTCATTCGATTAACTCATATCAGCTTCTTCGTATGTAGCTAAGTTGGACTAGAACTAGCTCAGAGAGCTAATCAATCAACTGCTTTGTTCTCGGATCgcttcaaaaataatttaatcattacAACTGAAGCTCAAATTAAGTTGTAAGGCAAATGCTCAGCAGAGCTCGTTTGGCTGGTTTAAGTTATGATTGATGCCTTAACGTAATAAGATGAGAGCTGAAAATGTTTGTTTGACTAATTTTGACTtatcaattatttataaattattataaatataataatgaaaataaaaggatTTATAGATAACGTATGACTTATGaataacttttattaaaaaaaaatttaaaagaattaaGCTACTGAAAAAAGtaactcaaactaatttttgttttttttatcttatcttttgactttaagtcagttttagGCTTATTACACGTTTCAGTTTAAAGTTAGAAACAGTTTTAGTCCTTCATTTCAGGTCTAGACAAACAGGTTCAATGTTGCCAAAGAAATTAGTgagttatataatattataatgtatGTATGAAGAAGCATACCATGAGATATATAATAGAGGAGAAAATAATAGTTTTGAAACGGCCAAGATAGGAATCAGCAATGAAAGCACCCAGCAGCGGAAATAATGCAGAAACTCCATGCCAAACATTCACACTCTTAGCAGCAGCAGATATTGGCATGCCTAGCACATTGTTAAGGTAACTTATCAGATTCCCTGATACTCCATAGTATGCAAATCGCTGCGCTACTTCCACAACTGCAAGacgtttcaaataaattaagtaCAAAATAGAGAAAAGTACAAAACAGAGAAAAGTCGCTTAAACACCGAAACTGAGCAAGTGCAGCAACCAACAACTGATAGGAATACTTCTACATTGAATTCAGAATTACTAGTTTCGAAAGTAAAGGTCGATtcgggatttttagaacactgctcgagaaatattaaaaaaatgcagATTCTAAACTTCTTTTTGATAGTTTTCTTGAAACGGTATCTAAAATATGTACCACAAATGTGAGAAAGGCGCGTTCTTTTTCTCGAA of Daucus carota subsp. sativus chromosome 3, DH1 v3.0, whole genome shotgun sequence contains these proteins:
- the LOC108213626 gene encoding protein NRT1/ PTR FAMILY 5.4-like — protein: MAERFAFFGVTGNLVNYLNNVLGMTISSAAKSFNVWLGVSTAVFPVLGAFIADSYLGRFKTILYSSIIYLVGLVLLTVSVSAISLVHRKPVFFLALYILSVGQGGHKPCVQTFAADQFDESVPEEKLAKSSFFNWYYLGVSLGATLAIVFVIYAQENIGWAIGFGMPLIAIAGSLFIFLIGQKTYKRAVPVGSPFTKFMQVLVAAVRKRHVSEVHDGRGVCYQDVDRTAPALARTNQFKFLDKAMIIDEIDASRQTRNEWRLCSVNQVEEVKLIFRLFPVWISCFMIGVVIGQQSTYFTKQGSTMVRHFKIPPATLQVVSGFTILTAGAIYDCFFVPVARKWTKHPSGITMLQRMGIGIFICVISMVVAALVESKRVGIARKHGLMDTPKSVVPMAIWWLVPQYMLCGLADVFAVIGMQEFFYNQVPEVMRSMGAAFYLSAVGVGSFLSSALITVVQIISSKNGKVEGWLSGNNLNRAHLDYFYWILAGLSGLTLCFYIWVARGFEYKKIECKNDMATEA
- the LOC108212704 gene encoding protein NRT1/ PTR FAMILY 5.4 — translated: MGTSTAACDDAHGHYKAFSPTKPKKNSWRSAIFIIFVEVAQRFAYYGVSGNLISYLNNVLGMPISAAAKSVNVWHGVSALFPLLGAFIADSYLGRFKTIIFSSIIYLMGLVLLTVSVSAISLVHRKPIFFLALYILSVGEGGHKPCVQTFAADQFDENVPEEKLAKSSFFNWWYLGIVIGSTAAVLVVIYVQDNIGWAIGFGMPTVAVAGALLVFLIGQRTYRRSVPVGSPFTRMMQVVVAAVRKRNVPEMHDAQGLCYEDEDCCSPALARTNQFKFLDKAMIIDQEDALNQKRNKWRLCSVNQVEEVKLVFRLFPIWIGTFMFNVAIAQQGTYFTKQGSTMTRDFNVPPATLQVITGLTILTAVAIYDRLLVPFARKWTKHPSGITMLQRLGVGIFLSMITMAVAALVEAKRVGIAKKHGLHDAPEAVVPMSIWWLVPQYMLNGLTDVFGVVGMQELFYDQVAEEMRSMGAAFYISTTGVGSFMSSGVISAVQAISSRYGKGERWLSGNNLNRAHLDYFYWVLAGLCGLSLCFYIWVARRFVYKKIECENDAEA